Below is a genomic region from Granulibacter bethesdensis CGDNIH1.
GCGCTGGCGTCACCAGCGCAACTTTGGCCAGCCGCATATAACCGGCAATAATCTCCCTCCGGCCAGCCTGCGTGACAAGGCGCAGAGGCTGCCAGTGCGGTGTGCCCATCTCTGCATTGATGGCCCCTGCTTCCCGCGTGACATCTTCTTTCAGTCGACGATAGGCCTCGACATCCTGACGTGAGGCAGCGGCAATCTGTAACAGGCTGGTCAGTTCGCGCCACTCTGGATGCCGAAGCAGAAACTGGCGATAGGCCCCGATTTTCTGCCGCAAGCCTTTGGTGGGATCGAGCCGATCAACCCCCAGAATCAGGGATTGCGTGCCCAGACTTTCCTGAAGGGCGCGATATTCCGGCCCTTCCATCGCGATGCTGGCGGTCTGTGCAAAACCGCGTGCATCAATGGCGGCAGGAAAGACACCGAGTCTGACGCGGTGCCCCTGCATGGTTTCCAGGGTGGGAGGTAAACCTTTTACAAGACCGGCCTGATGGGCGGCCTGACTGAAATGGTCCATATCGGAGGTGCTCTGGAAACCAATCAGATCGGCTTGCAGCATCTCGCGTACCAACCCGTCCATGCCGGGTACGGTCTGAAGGGTTTCATGCATACAGAACGGAATATGCAGGAAAAAGCCGATCGGATTACGCAACCCTTTCTGGCGCAGCATGCCGGCCAGGGGCAGGAAATGATAATCGTGAATCCAGATGAAGTCGTCGGGTTTCAGCAGTGTGGACACAAGGTCGGCGAAACGTTGGTTGACCGCCCGGTAAGTCGCTGCATCCTGCTGACGAAAGCGCACCAGATCGGGCATTCCGTGCAACAATGGCCAGAGAGTGCCGTTAGCGAAGCGATTATAAAATCCGTCATGCTCATGACGGCACAGATCGATGGTCGCGTAATCAACCTGCCCGTCAGCCTGATGGTGGATGGTATCTTCCCCATCGTCACTGATCCGACCACTCCAGCCGAACCATAATCCTCCCTTGCTTTGCAGCAGACCCGACAAGGCGACAGCAAGCCCCCCAGCAAGCGAATCGTTGCCTGGCAGCGGCACGCGGTTGGATATGACGACCAGACGACTCATCCTGCCTCCAGCAGAGCGACAGGAAGGATATTGAACAGATCTTCCGCCCTTATCCGGGCAGGCAGAGCGTTCGTCTCCATCCCATCCAGCAGATTTTTGACCTTTCGGCCCTGAAACTGACGCGGTACGTGGATGAAAGTTCCTTTCCATGACGTTGCCGGAACGGTCCACAGTTCTGACTGCGTCTGCTCCGCAAGGGGCAAGGAACCGTTGCTGCCAGAGTGAGGCTGAGCCGGGGAAGAGGAAAAATCATCTTCATTTCGCAGCCGCACCGTCAGCCTTGTGACAGCTGTCAGCGCAGCACGTCCCTCATGCGCCCGAACAAAGGCAAGAATATGGCCGGATTGAGGCCCTTCCACCTTTAACGGCAGATAGGTTCCTGCTTCGAACAGGCCTGGTGCCCGGCGGCGCAAGCGCAAGGCAGCCGCCAGAATTGCCTGCTTGATATGTCCGTCATGCCAGTGCCCGGCCAGACTGGCTGCCTCTGCCTTGTTTTCATCCTGCAAAGCGGCCATGCGGGATGGAAAATCAACTGGTCGACGGTTATCAGGGTCGACCAGACTGAAATCCCAGAACTCTGCCCCCTGATAGAGATCGGGGATTCCGGGGGATGTCGCTTTCAGCAGAGTCTGCGACAGGCTGTTGCAGGCGCCTGCTGCCATGATACCGGATGCGAAAGCCGCCATGTCCTGTGCTACTTTTGCCGGGCGGTCCGGATTGAGCAGATCGGACAGAAAACTGCGGCAGGCGGATTCATATGCCTCATCGGGTGCAGCCCACTCGGAGTGGCGCTTGGCCTCCCGCAATGCTTTTTCCTGCCATGCCGCGATACGCTCGATGAAAATGGCCATGCCTTCCCTGTTGTCGGGTGACAGGCCAAAGGGCCATGCGCCGATCAGCATCTGATACAGCATGGCCTCATCGGCTTCGTCGGGTGCCGGATGATGCTCGATCTCCCGTCGCAGGGGCGCGTTCAGGCGGCTCCACCGCATGACGGCGTTTTCCCAGATCTCTGGAAGTTCGGACAGAACCGCGATGCGTGCGCGTGTATCCTCGCCACGTTTGTGGTCATGGGTGGCAGTGGCCAGCAGGCCGCGATGCCAGCGTTTGCGACGGTCCGTATTGGCGGCATGAAAGGCGGCTGGAGTCAGCGCGAATTGCTGCGGCTCGGCGCCGACTTCATTGCGGGACAGCAGGCGTCCATAGCGATAAAATGCCGTATCCTCCACCGATTTGGCATTGGTCGGGGCGGAAAGCTGTTGGAACCGTACCATGGCGCGTAACCATTCCTGACGCCTGGGTCCTGCCGGCACCTGCCGCAGCCCGCTGCCGGCCAGCCATCTTCCGACCAGATCAAGCAGGCCGATATCAGCAGAGCGTACGGTTTTCCGGGCCCCGGCAATCGCCCAGTCCAACTCCCGCTCATCAGATTCCGCCATCCCTCCAAGCCCGGCATAGATACGATACACGTGGAAATGAACCAGAATTTCGACCAGTACCCGTCGGATGGCGGTGAGCGTATAATCCCGCGTATGTGGATCGCGGCGGGCAAGACGATGCAGGGCGGCAGCTGTGGCAAAGGTCTCGCTGGACAGGCTTTCGCGTAGAATTTGCCGTCTGGCCGCCTTGGCCTCATCCTCGAAATCACCGGGACGATGCGTGAGGCTGGTCCAGAAATGCGTCAGCGGCGCTTCTCCGTACGGATCATGCAGCAGGGCTGACACCTGACTCATGAAATCATAGCCGGTGGTGCCATCGGTCAGCCAGTCGGCAGGCAGTTTCTCATGCGGGGCGAGGATTTTCTCCACCCAGATCACCGGTTTAATATGTCGCAACTCCACCGGCCTGCTTTCCGTTGCGGCTTCAAGCCTGCGCCGCAGCTTCCGGCAATAGCCGCGAGGATCTGCCAGCCCGTCTACATGGTCGATCCGCAGCCCATCGATCAGCCCACGCGTATAAAGGGAAAGCGTATACTCATGGGTTGCATCGAACACATGCGGCACTTCGACCCGAACCCCGGCAAGACCGTTGATGTCGAAAAACCGCCGCCAGTTGATCTCATCGGAGGCTGCCCGCCAGAAGCTCAGCCGGTAATGCTGCCGTTCCAGCAGGCGGTGCAGGCGTTCCCGCCCCGCCGGCTGATGAGGATCGAAGGCGCGCAGGGCATGATCTATTCCGCTCCGCAGGGAAGGCTCGCGCAATTGCTGCCGCAAGTCTTCGACCTGCCGTCGGGTGCTGTCGCGGCCCGCAGGAAGTTCGGCGATGTCGCGGGCGATTTCCTCCAGCCGGCCACCTTCGGCGGACAAAATCGTCACATATTCCCGCGGGGTCACGGGAAAGCGGTGAGACCCATAGCAGCTGATAAAAAGCCGCCCGTCCTGATCATCAAAATGAAGGGTGATATCGCCCTGGTCCAGAGCGTCGCCGTAGGGGCTGCCGAGAAAAGGTGCCAGTATACGACCGCGCAGGGATGAATCCGGTGGATCCCAGTCAATGTCAAAAAACTCGGCATAGGGGCTGGAGCGTCCCCATTCCAGCACGTCGAGCCACCAGAGATTATCGGTGCCGCCGACCCCCATATGGTTGGGCACGATATCCAGGATCAAACCCATATCGTGCTGCCGTAAAGCAGCGACCATCGTTTGCAGCGCTGCCTCATCCCCGATTTCGGGGTTCAGCTGAGTGTGATCGACAATGTCGTAGCCGTGAGTCGATCCGGGACGCGCCTTCAGCAAAGGGGAGGCATAGAGATGGCTGATACCCAGACTGGCCAGATAGGGGACCAGTTTCGTGCCATCGGCGAGGGTGAAATCCTTGTGGAATTGCAGTCTGGCCGTGGCGCTGATGCTCATGAGGGGCGGCTTTTTTCCAATTCCTGCAAGCGATGCGACACGTCCGGGGAGTCGAACAATGCTTCCGCTGCTCCATTGAAACGACGGCGCCAGTTCGGATGTTCCCTGTAAGTCCCCGGAAGATTCGGCTGTTCGCGTAATCCGAGCGCATCTTCTATCGGCAACAGCACGAGGGTCGAGTTCGTACGGCCGATATGACGGATCGCTGCATCCACGGCAGGGCTGGTATTATGTGCCTCGGGCGCATCGCCTTGAGCCGCGCCCGATGCCTGCATGGCACCCCACAGGGCTTGTCTGTCACGCTCGCGTTCTTCGTAACTGAGCCAGATAGCCGTGTCGTCACCCAGCAAGCCGAGTGACTTCCGGGTTTCCAGATCATGGCCGCTCCACCACCCCGCAACGGGGGCAAGGTCGTGCGTGCTGGTCATGGCGACGGCGGTGCGGGAATAATATTCAGGCGGTTTGAAGCCATGTTCTCCGCGCTCGAAATACAGCACACGCAATCCATGTACGGCACGGGCCTGAAGCGCGTCACTAAACCCTTCCGGTACGGTCCCCAGATCCTCGCCCAGGACCAATGCCTGATGCGCATGGCTTTCCAGCGCGATCAGGCGCAGCATATCCTGCAACGGAAAGCGCAGATAAGCGCCTTCGGTCGCGCGCGCGCCTTCCGGCAACACCCAAAGCCGGGCAATACCCATCACATGATCGATCCGTACCCCGCCCGCATGGCGCAGGGCGGCGCGCAGCATTTCAATGAAAGCGCTGAATCCTTGCTCCATCAGACCGACGGGGGAGAAAGCCGTCAGGCCCCAATCCTGCCCCTGCGGACTGAGCAGATCGGGGGGTGCGCCTACGGACAGGCCGATCAGCGTTTCTTTCTGCCGGCTCCAGCAATGACTGCCGCCTCCATCCGTGCCGACGGCGAGATCGGTGATCAGCCCGATCTCCATCCCGCTTTCCCGCGCAGCATGCTGGGCATGAGCCAGCCCACGCTCGGCCAGAAATTGCAGGAAGGCATGGAAATCGACTTCTTTTGCATGCTCGACTGCAAAACGCTGTACGGTGAGGGAGGCAGGGTGACGATACTCCTCCGGCCAGCTCCGCCAGTTCCAGCGGGACGGGTCGGTTCCGAAGAAATGCCCGTGCAGGGCTTCAAAACGGGCGTGGTCCTCCACCATTTTGCCAGGACCGGCCCGCCATGCGGTGAAGTCGGGATGGGTGCCGCCCAGCGCATCGAACAGGGCGCGATAGCGGCGCAGACGCAGACGCGTGGCGGCAGGCCAGTCAATCAGGCTGAGGCTTTCCAGATGCTGGCGCTCGGCCTCTCCTTCCGGGAAGGAAAAACCGTCCAGAAGACCGGCATCGTCGCCATGCAGCACATTGAGCGCAATACGGCTGGAGGGAGAATACGGGCTGAATCGGTCCGGATCGGCGCTGAACTGGGCATGGACCGGACTGATGCCGATCGCGTGCGCACCCTGCCGTGCGGCGGCGGGAGCAAAGCGGGCCAGCGCGGCGAAATCACCAATGCCCCCATCTCCTTCGCGGCGGAGGGCATAAAGCTGTGCTGCCACCCCCCAGCTTCCATGACGGGGGCGTTTGCACTCGGCCGGAGCATTGGCAATAGTGATGCGCTGTCCGGCTATTTCCAGACTGTGATAACCGGGTTCTTCAATGGGTGGCAGGCTTTCGCCAGGATTGAGTGTTCCGCTGCGGCGTGTGCCGTTCTCCAGCGTCAGTTCCCACGCGCCTTCCTGCTGCCCGAGCGAAATGGGCTGCCCCGCATCGGCGGTCATCAGGGGAGGAAGATGCCGCCCGTCTTCCCGTGCCTGAAGAATGGCGAGGCTGTCCGCAATCTGGCCCGGACTGTCGCCGGGCAGTCCTATTGCCCGCAATACGGCCCGCAATGTATCCGGGGAGACGGCATTATCATGTCCGAAAGCATCTCTGTACCAGGTAGATACTCCGGCACGGTCGGCAAGGCGATGGAGGTCTTCATCAATCACGGAACATCCTCGGCGCTGGCTTCCTTGAACCATAGCGCGGTGGTGGCTACCGGCAACAGGGTGTGATTGGAGGATGGGTCGCGCGTACTGAAAATGGCTTTTCCGGCTATCGGAGGCAGGGGAACCGGTTCTGTGCCGAGATTGATGCCGATACTCATGAGTGCGCCATCTCCCAGCTTCCACCGTGCCAGCAGGGCGCCCTGACCTAGAATATCAACCCCTGCGCTGCGTGTTCCTGCCAGGCGGGGCAGCAACAGAGTATGACGCAGTGACAGCAGTATCTGCCGGAATGCCAGTGCATCCCGCCCCTGCTGTGTCTGAGCAGCGCTAAAGTCGGGGATTGAGCGGGTAAAGGTCGTCTCGGCATTTGGGTCAGGGATATGCTCCCGTTTTTCCGGATCCTGAAAGGCGGAGAAATGTTTGAACTCAGCCCGCCGTCCTTCTCTGACGGCGTCGGCAAGTTCGTCGTGATGGTCAGTAAAAAACAAAAATGGTGTATGTGATTCCCATTCCTCGCCCATATAAAGCAGAGGTATTTGAGGCATAAGGATCTGCAACGCGGTAGCCGCCCGTAAGGCGTCATGATCCGTCAGGGTGATCAGACGCTCCCCCATGGCACGATTGCCGATCTGGTCATGATTTTGCAGGCAGATGATGAAAGCGGTCGTAGGCAGCCCATCGGCGGGATGGCCACGATGCTGGCCGCTATGGCGTGATACTTCTCCCTGATAGGCGAAGCCGTCACTCAGACAACGTGCCAGAAGGTTGGTAGCATCCTCGAAATCTTCATAATATCCTTCGGTTTCTCCGGTCAGCAGCACATGGAGACAGTGATGGAAATCGTCAGTCCATTGCGCGTCGTAATATGCGCCGTTCTTGGCCGGGCGGAGCAGGGGGGAAACATTGCCCTCATGTTCCAGCATCAGATGCACATGACGGTCTGATGGCGTGATTTGTTCCCGAATCAGGCGCGCCATGTCCGGCAAAAAAGATTGTGGCTCTATGGCATGGGTGGCATCGAAGCGAAGCCCGTCAAAGCGGAATTCGTTCAGCCAGTAAAGCGCGTTGTCGACGAAATAATCCTGAACCTCCGACCGTGTAAAATCGATGGCGGCACCCCAAGGCGTATGTTTGCTTTCGTCAAAAAAATCTTTGGCATAAACATGGGCATAGGCACCATCAGGCCCGAAATGATTGTATACCACATCCAGATAGACCATCAGGCCCAGCCCGTGCGCAGTGTCTATCAAAGCTTTCAGATCGTCCGGGCTGCCATACGCCGTATCGGGGGCATAGGGTAGAACACCGTCATATCCCCAGTTTCTCGCTCCCGGAAAATCAGCCAACGGCATGAGTTCAAGAGCGGTGATCCCGATAGTTTTGAGGGAAGGCAGATAATCGACGATGCCTTTGAATCCGCCAAAAGCGCCTGGATGAAGTTCATAGAGAATGGCTTCATGCCATGGCCGGCCTTTCCATTCCGTATGCTTCCAGACATAGGTAGCGGGATCGGTGACGATGCTCCAGCCATGTACATCTCCGTCCTGACAGCGAGAGGCAGGGTCAGGAACAGCAAGCCCATCAGGCAGGATGAATTTATATCTGGTTCCGGCAGATGCACTCTGTTCATACTCATGCCAGCCGCCATCAAGGGCCTGCATCGGTACAGGATCATGACCCTGAATCTGGAGTGACATGAGGGTGATATCCGGTGCCCAGATGCGGAAACGGGTGATGTCGTCCTTTCGCATCACGCCATGTCTGGTGGGCCATTTATACCGCGCCATTGCGATCAGCTTTCCGGCTTCAGAATGATGGTTGCCAGTGGTGGTAGCGTCAGTTGCAGGGATGCGGGATGGTGATGGCTGGGCGTTGCATCCGCCATGCGTCCCCCGCCATTGCCGGTATTGGAGCCGCCATAAATTCCCGCGTCCGTGTTGAGAATTTCCCGCCAGTATCCACCCTGCGGCACACCAATTCGATAATCATGACGTGGTACGGGTGTCAGATTGCACACCACCAGAACCGGAGCATCGGAATCTGCTCCGTACCGCATATAGGCGAAAACGCTCTGCGTCCTGTCGTCGATCACCAGCCATGAAAAACCATCCCACGCGCAATCCTTGCGATACAGGGCCGGTTCCGCGCGATACAGCATGTTCAGATCGGCCACCAGACGTTGAACACCCTGATGGTTCGGGCGGTCCAGCAGATACCAGTCGGTACCATGGCCTTCGCTCCATTCCTGTTCCTGGGCAATCTCGCCGCCCATAAACAGCAGCTTTTTGCCGGGATGCGTCCACATGAAGCCATAATAGGCACGCAGATTGGCAAAACGCTGCCATTCATCGCCCGGCATGCGCCCAAGCAAGGAACGTTTCCCATGCACGACTTCATCATGCGAAAGCGGAAGAACAAATTTCTCGCTGAAGGCATAGACCAGTCCAAACGTCATCTGATCATGATGCCAGCTGCGATTGACGGGGTCTTCCTGCATATAATGCAGCGTGTCATGCATCCATCCCATGTTCCATTTATAGTCGAAGCCCAACCCGCCTTCATGGGCTGGTCTGGTAACACCCGGCCATGCGGTGCTTTCCTCAGCGATCAGAACGGCGCCCGGTGCACGGGATTTCACAACAGTGCTGAGATGTTGAAGGAAACTGACGGATTCCAGATTTTCCCGGCCACCATACATGTTCGGTATCCATTCACCATGCTTGCGGCTGTAATCGCGATACAGCATGGAAGCGACGGCATCGACGCGCAGCGCATCAGCATGGAAATAAGTAAGCCAGTGAACTGCGCTGGAAATCAGGAAGGCCCGTACTTCATTGCGGCCCAGATTATAGATGTAGGTATTCCAGTCGTAGTGATAACCCTCGCGCGGGTCTTCATGTTCGTAAAGTGCGGTGCCATCGAAGCGGGCCAGCCCATGCGCATCAGTGGGAAAATGCGCAGGTACCCAGTCGAGAATAACGCCGATACCCACTTCATGCAGTCGGTTCACCAGAGAAGCAAAGGATTCCGGTGTGCCGAGACGTGCCATCGGCGCAAACTGCCCGAGCGGTTGATAGCCCCATGAACCGCCGAACGGATGTTCCATGACCGGCAGAAATTCGACATGGGTAAAGCCCAGCGACTGCACATAGGGAATCAGCCGATCGGCAAGAGTGTTCCAGTCTCCACATTTCGCCGGCATCCAGGAGGTTGGATGAACCTCATAAATCGAAATCGGCTGGTCAGCCGCCTGTAATCTGCCGCGCTGCTGCATCCATTGTTCGTCCGTCCACTGAAACGGAGCAGGGGAGGCGACGATCGAAGCCGTGGCAGGAGGAATTTCCGCATACCAGGCCACCGGATCGGCTTTCAAAGGTAAAAGCTCTCCGTTCGGGCCGAGCAATTCGTATTTATAGATCGTTCCTGCGGTCAGACCGGGAATGAACAGCTCCCATACCCCTGCCTCCACGCGTTTGCGCATGGGGTGGCAGCGGCCGTCCCAATGGTTGAAGCTGCCAATCACGGAGGCACGGGTGGCATTTGGCGCCCATACCGCGAAACGGACCCCTTCGACCTCCCGTCCGTCCGGACTGTGCATGGTGGTGACATGGGCACCCAAAACACGTCCTAGATCCTCATGCCGCCCTTCAGCCAGCAGGTAAACATCCAGATCGCCAAGCAGATTAGGAAAAACATAGGGATCATCTATGATATCCGTCCCGGTCGCGGTCACGATTTTCAGGCGGTAACCTGTCCTGCCCGGCAGACGGGCGGCAAAAATTCCGTCGCCATGCACACGGTGCAGTGTGGCGATCTCCTGTCCACTCTCCGGATTTATCGCCACCACGCTGGTGGCTTCAGGTTGGAAGCTGCGCAGGACCACACCCTCACGGGTGGTATGGATGCCCAATACGCTGAACGGATCGCCATGCCGGCCATGTATGATCGCGGTGGCTACATCGGGATGGATGAGGGTGTCTGGGTCCAGCGCATTCATTCAGGAATGTCCTTCATCGGTAGCCGGAGAGGAGGGGGATGCACCGAAAACCAGATGGTACAGCCCCGCCACTGGAATGCCGATCCAGCCCGGCCGGTTGGCGGCTTCGTAGCGTATTTCGTAGGCAGCTTTTTCAATCAGGAACAGCGTCAGCAGTGGCTCGATCCCTTCCGGCTGAACCCAGGGCGTATCTGCTGAACGCAAAACCTCCAGATAGGCATCAAGGAAACTGCGTGTGGCACTCTGCCGGAACTGTTGCAACAAATGATCCCGTCGTTCCGTCATCTGTGCAGCGCCGGCAATGGTCAGCGACATGCCGCCGGAGGAGGCCGCATAGTCAAAACTGCGCAGCAAACCCGCAACGTCTCGCAAACCATTGCCTTTGGCGCGTCGCTGCTCCAGCGGACGGGCAGGCTCGCCCTCGAAATCGATCAGGTAGGCGTCATCCTGCACGACCAGCACTTGTCCAAGATGGAAATCCCCGTGAATCCGGGTCTTTATTGCGCCTGCTCCCTTTGTGGCGAGTGTATCGAGGC
It encodes:
- a CDS encoding alpha,alpha-trehalose-phosphate synthase (UDP-forming) — its product is MSRLVVISNRVPLPGNDSLAGGLAVALSGLLQSKGGLWFGWSGRISDDGEDTIHHQADGQVDYATIDLCRHEHDGFYNRFANGTLWPLLHGMPDLVRFRQQDAATYRAVNQRFADLVSTLLKPDDFIWIHDYHFLPLAGMLRQKGLRNPIGFFLHIPFCMHETLQTVPGMDGLVREMLQADLIGFQSTSDMDHFSQAAHQAGLVKGLPPTLETMQGHRVRLGVFPAAIDARGFAQTASIAMEGPEYRALQESLGTQSLILGVDRLDPTKGLRQKIGAYRQFLLRHPEWRELTSLLQIAAASRQDVEAYRRLKEDVTREAGAINAEMGTPHWQPLRLVTQAGRREIIAGYMRLAKVALVTPARDGMNLVAKEFIAAQRPEDPGVLILSRFAGAADHLEEALIVNPHDQDSLAETIARALSMPLAERRARWEALWQRLQQEDPVKWGRSFLASLMRSTHHPASYIPTNRLPHTHTSIIRAGSRPVGVHKQGASKNFSHH
- the treY gene encoding malto-oligosyltrehalose synthase — protein: MSISATARLQFHKDFTLADGTKLVPYLASLGISHLYASPLLKARPGSTHGYDIVDHTQLNPEIGDEAALQTMVAALRQHDMGLILDIVPNHMGVGGTDNLWWLDVLEWGRSSPYAEFFDIDWDPPDSSLRGRILAPFLGSPYGDALDQGDITLHFDDQDGRLFISCYGSHRFPVTPREYVTILSAEGGRLEEIARDIAELPAGRDSTRRQVEDLRQQLREPSLRSGIDHALRAFDPHQPAGRERLHRLLERQHYRLSFWRAASDEINWRRFFDINGLAGVRVEVPHVFDATHEYTLSLYTRGLIDGLRIDHVDGLADPRGYCRKLRRRLEAATESRPVELRHIKPVIWVEKILAPHEKLPADWLTDGTTGYDFMSQVSALLHDPYGEAPLTHFWTSLTHRPGDFEDEAKAARRQILRESLSSETFATAAALHRLARRDPHTRDYTLTAIRRVLVEILVHFHVYRIYAGLGGMAESDERELDWAIAGARKTVRSADIGLLDLVGRWLAGSGLRQVPAGPRRQEWLRAMVRFQQLSAPTNAKSVEDTAFYRYGRLLSRNEVGAEPQQFALTPAAFHAANTDRRKRWHRGLLATATHDHKRGEDTRARIAVLSELPEIWENAVMRWSRLNAPLRREIEHHPAPDEADEAMLYQMLIGAWPFGLSPDNREGMAIFIERIAAWQEKALREAKRHSEWAAPDEAYESACRSFLSDLLNPDRPAKVAQDMAAFASGIMAAGACNSLSQTLLKATSPGIPDLYQGAEFWDFSLVDPDNRRPVDFPSRMAALQDENKAEAASLAGHWHDGHIKQAILAAALRLRRRAPGLFEAGTYLPLKVEGPQSGHILAFVRAHEGRAALTAVTRLTVRLRNEDDFSSSPAQPHSGSNGSLPLAEQTQSELWTVPATSWKGTFIHVPRQFQGRKVKNLLDGMETNALPARIRAEDLFNILPVALLEAG
- the malQ gene encoding 4-alpha-glucanotransferase, encoding MIDEDLHRLADRAGVSTWYRDAFGHDNAVSPDTLRAVLRAIGLPGDSPGQIADSLAILQAREDGRHLPPLMTADAGQPISLGQQEGAWELTLENGTRRSGTLNPGESLPPIEEPGYHSLEIAGQRITIANAPAECKRPRHGSWGVAAQLYALRREGDGGIGDFAALARFAPAAARQGAHAIGISPVHAQFSADPDRFSPYSPSSRIALNVLHGDDAGLLDGFSFPEGEAERQHLESLSLIDWPAATRLRLRRYRALFDALGGTHPDFTAWRAGPGKMVEDHARFEALHGHFFGTDPSRWNWRSWPEEYRHPASLTVQRFAVEHAKEVDFHAFLQFLAERGLAHAQHAARESGMEIGLITDLAVGTDGGGSHCWSRQKETLIGLSVGAPPDLLSPQGQDWGLTAFSPVGLMEQGFSAFIEMLRAALRHAGGVRIDHVMGIARLWVLPEGARATEGAYLRFPLQDMLRLIALESHAHQALVLGEDLGTVPEGFSDALQARAVHGLRVLYFERGEHGFKPPEYYSRTAVAMTSTHDLAPVAGWWSGHDLETRKSLGLLGDDTAIWLSYEERERDRQALWGAMQASGAAQGDAPEAHNTSPAVDAAIRHIGRTNSTLVLLPIEDALGLREQPNLPGTYREHPNWRRRFNGAAEALFDSPDVSHRLQELEKSRPS
- the treZ gene encoding malto-oligosyltrehalose trehalohydrolase, which encodes MARYKWPTRHGVMRKDDITRFRIWAPDITLMSLQIQGHDPVPMQALDGGWHEYEQSASAGTRYKFILPDGLAVPDPASRCQDGDVHGWSIVTDPATYVWKHTEWKGRPWHEAILYELHPGAFGGFKGIVDYLPSLKTIGITALELMPLADFPGARNWGYDGVLPYAPDTAYGSPDDLKALIDTAHGLGLMVYLDVVYNHFGPDGAYAHVYAKDFFDESKHTPWGAAIDFTRSEVQDYFVDNALYWLNEFRFDGLRFDATHAIEPQSFLPDMARLIREQITPSDRHVHLMLEHEGNVSPLLRPAKNGAYYDAQWTDDFHHCLHVLLTGETEGYYEDFEDATNLLARCLSDGFAYQGEVSRHSGQHRGHPADGLPTTAFIICLQNHDQIGNRAMGERLITLTDHDALRAATALQILMPQIPLLYMGEEWESHTPFLFFTDHHDELADAVREGRRAEFKHFSAFQDPEKREHIPDPNAETTFTRSIPDFSAAQTQQGRDALAFRQILLSLRHTLLLPRLAGTRSAGVDILGQGALLARWKLGDGALMSIGINLGTEPVPLPPIAGKAIFSTRDPSSNHTLLPVATTALWFKEASAEDVP
- the glgB gene encoding 1,4-alpha-glucan branching protein GlgB, with the protein product MNALDPDTLIHPDVATAIIHGRHGDPFSVLGIHTTREGVVLRSFQPEATSVVAINPESGQEIATLHRVHGDGIFAARLPGRTGYRLKIVTATGTDIIDDPYVFPNLLGDLDVYLLAEGRHEDLGRVLGAHVTTMHSPDGREVEGVRFAVWAPNATRASVIGSFNHWDGRCHPMRKRVEAGVWELFIPGLTAGTIYKYELLGPNGELLPLKADPVAWYAEIPPATASIVASPAPFQWTDEQWMQQRGRLQAADQPISIYEVHPTSWMPAKCGDWNTLADRLIPYVQSLGFTHVEFLPVMEHPFGGSWGYQPLGQFAPMARLGTPESFASLVNRLHEVGIGVILDWVPAHFPTDAHGLARFDGTALYEHEDPREGYHYDWNTYIYNLGRNEVRAFLISSAVHWLTYFHADALRVDAVASMLYRDYSRKHGEWIPNMYGGRENLESVSFLQHLSTVVKSRAPGAVLIAEESTAWPGVTRPAHEGGLGFDYKWNMGWMHDTLHYMQEDPVNRSWHHDQMTFGLVYAFSEKFVLPLSHDEVVHGKRSLLGRMPGDEWQRFANLRAYYGFMWTHPGKKLLFMGGEIAQEQEWSEGHGTDWYLLDRPNHQGVQRLVADLNMLYRAEPALYRKDCAWDGFSWLVIDDRTQSVFAYMRYGADSDAPVLVVCNLTPVPRHDYRIGVPQGGYWREILNTDAGIYGGSNTGNGGGRMADATPSHHHPASLQLTLPPLATIILKPES